ATTCCTGCAAGCACATCGAAACTGGGGGTTTTTGCGGAAGTTTCTATCGCCATTTTATCATGAGGGATGTCACTGTCTCTGGAGTCATTATCCTCATTCTGAATAAGAGAAGTGGAAGATGCAGATTTATTAGAGGTTTCAGGATCGCTGCTACTTATGGTTTCCGTTATATTTGCTTCTTTTGCAGAAGTTGTATTCTCTTTGGGTCCTGAAATACTTTTATCCTCTACAATGACGTCGGCTGCTGGATAGATAACATATCCTTCTGGAGAAATACTGCCTTTTCCCTCATCCGAAGTCTGGAAATACCAGGAATCAGTAAAATAGGTCTTTTTATCCTTATCAATATCCAGGGTAATGGATTTCGAATTCTTAAGAACAATTTCACTTTCGGAAGCCTCAGTTACCTCGAAACCCTGATACTCGTCTCCTTTCTCGATAAGCATCAGGTCATCTTTGTCAATGAGCCAGGTATATTTGAAGACTGCAAATGAATCAGTTGCACTTGTGAATACCTTATCTACATAAGTGATAAAGTAAAGCTGGTCTTTCATATCCCCGAAATCTGCGGTTGCAACAAAGGTTTTATCGTTAACTGTTCCATTTGAACTTACAATTCCGGACTCGATTTCTTCTCCGTTTTTACAGAGGGAGAACCAGACCTTCTCGCCTTCCACGTCAACCTGGTTAACGGTAAGAGAATAGTTTTTCCCGAGATCCCAGGACTCTCCGGTCTTTAACTGTTTTTTCTCTCCGGAAGCCTGAGAGATCACAAGGGTTGTAAGCTGGGTAGAATCATTTCCAATGGTAATGTATGGTTTTCCGAACCAAGCAAGCTTATAGTAGAACATTCCGCCAAGTTTCTCAGGGATGGTTTTTGAATTCAGTTCAAGGGCGGAAACAAGTGTGTATTTGGAGGAGAACGGACGGGTGGAATATACGAGTTCTCCTTCACCGATTACATGGTTTCCGGGGTTATTTTTGCCAAGTTCGTTCTGACCGTCTTTCTCAACATACTGGAGGCGTTCACCAGACCAGTTTTCAGAAGCTACGAAGCTTTTGTGCTGGTTTACAGGATAGTTAAAGCCGCCAAAGGTGGCTGCAGTCCAGACAAAACCATCAGAGGAGGTTTCGCCAGTGTCGAGGGGAAACCCAGAAACAGCTGGAGCCGGCGGAGCTGCAGAACCTAGGGGAGTTAGCATCAAACATGCTGTTAGCGAAGCAAACAGCAATAGTAAAACTCTTCGAGTACAGGGTTTCATAGGGAGTATCACTCTTTTCTATTTGTTATTGTATATAATTATAATAAGTCTCCATAAATAAGCAAGTATTATTATAAATTGAGCAAAAAGTAACAAGATGTAAGGCTAAATAGTTAATAAATTTTACTAATTTGAACTAAAAAAATAAAAATAATACTAAGCAGAACATAAAAAGAAAAAGTAAAAATCCACATTTTTATTAGCCAGAGAAGCGAACGCTGGAGATTAAAAATAAAATAAAATAAAATAAAATAAAATAAAATAAAATAAAATAAAATAAGGCTCTGTAGAAAACCTATGAGATTACGAATATAAACCAGTTTAAACTGAATAGCCTGATATATTTTTGCTTATCTATTTTTTCGCCTCTTGAAGCTGGTTTAGATAAGTTTTCTACAAAGCCCTTAGATAATCAATTAAAATTCGTCATCCAATTTATTCTCTGCAAATTCAATTTTTATATCGAGCTTATGTTCCAGTTTTTAATCTCATAAACTGCCTCTACGGGGATCTCTACAATGCCGAAATAATATAGATTAAATTAAGGATTTCTACAGAGCCTAAAATAAAATAAAAAAGCAAAGGAGCCTGTACATTCCAGTCCCAGCATCTGCAGGATCAGTTCCCTGTCTTGAAGCGAGCAAGGCTACAAAATTTTCTAACAAAATTGATCAAAAGCAGTGTAAGAGGGATGATAAAAGGCTTGGTTGAAATTAGCCTCTCACCTTGAAACGAAGTAGGGCTGCGATTCCTCCCAATTTCTGAAGTTTTTCTCCGGGCTCAAAGGCCGTACTGAAAACAACGACTTTCCCCTGAGCCTGTTCGACTCTCATAAGGAGTTTGTCGATATCCCCCCCTTTTTCTCGCCTCTCTCGTAAGGTTTCGTCAGCAACAAGCAGGGTTTCCACAGCCCCGTAATCAAGGGCATTCTTAACATCGGCAAGACCGTAGGCAGCTTTGCCGTCCATTGAGATTTCACGGATAAGGTCTTCCATCAGTGTGGATTCGCGGGCTATCCGGGATTCCTGCATAATGCGATCCACTGCACCTCTGCGAAGAACTTCCTGAAAACCGGACATTCCT
This region of Methanosarcina flavescens genomic DNA includes:
- a CDS encoding S-layer protein domain-containing protein, yielding MLTPLGSAAPPAPAVSGFPLDTGETSSDGFVWTAATFGGFNYPVNQHKSFVASENWSGERLQYVEKDGQNELGKNNPGNHVIGEGELVYSTRPFSSKYTLVSALELNSKTIPEKLGGMFYYKLAWFGKPYITIGNDSTQLTTLVISQASGEKKQLKTGESWDLGKNYSLTVNQVDVEGEKVWFSLCKNGEEIESGIVSSNGTVNDKTFVATADFGDMKDQLYFITYVDKVFTSATDSFAVFKYTWLIDKDDLMLIEKGDEYQGFEVTEASESEIVLKNSKSITLDIDKDKKTYFTDSWYFQTSDEGKGSISPEGYVIYPAADVIVEDKSISGPKENTTSAKEANITETISSSDPETSNKSASSTSLIQNEDNDSRDSDIPHDKMAIETSAKTPSFDVLAGILGVVLCHALLKRRY